A DNA window from Brassica napus cultivar Da-Ae chromosome C1, Da-Ae, whole genome shotgun sequence contains the following coding sequences:
- the LOC106360767 gene encoding protein LSD1 isoform X1, which yields MQDQLVCHGCRNTLMYPRGATNVRCALCHIVNMVPLHPHPPPPPPPHHAHAGMDMAHIVCGGCRTMLMYTRGASSVRCSCCQTVNLVPGPPPSNQVAHINCGNCRTTLMYPYGASSVKCAVCQFVTNVNMSNGRVPLASNRPNGTAAPGTMPSTSTQSTPPSQTQTVVVENPMSVNESGKLVSNVVVGVTTGQK from the exons ATGCAGGACCAGCTGGTGTGTCATGGCTGTAGAAATACATTGATGTATCCCAGAGGAGCAACCAATGTCCGTTGTGCGTTATGTCACATTGTCAACATGGTCCCCCTTCAtcctcatcctcctcctcctcctcctcctcatcatg CTCATGCAGGGATGGACATGGCTCACATTGTATGTGGTGGTTGTCGAACTATGCTTATGTACACGCGTGGGGCTAGTAGTGTAAGATGCTCGTGTTGTCAGACTGTGAACCTTGTCCCag GACCCCCACCGTCCAATCAGGTTGCGCATATCAACTGTGGGAACTGCCGGACGACACTCATGTACCCTTACGGTGCATCATCTGTTAAATGCGCTGTTTGCCAGTTTGTTACTAACGTTAAC ATGAGCAATGGAAGGGTGCCTCTCGCAAGTAACCGGCCAAATGGAACAGCTGCTCCCGGGACAATGCCCTCTACATCCACT CAGTCAACACCACCGTCTCAGACACAAACTGTCGTCGTAGAGAACCCAATGTCCGTTAATGAAAGTGGAAAGTTG GTGAGCAACGTTGTGGTTGGAGTGACAACAGGccaaaaataa
- the LOC106360767 gene encoding protein LSD1 isoform X2, with translation MQDQLVCHGCRNTLMYPRGATNVRCALCHIVNMVPLHPHPPPPPPPHHAHAGMDMAHIVCGGCRTMLMYTRGASSVRCSCCQTVNLVPGPPPSNQVAHINCGNCRTTLMYPYGASSVKCAVCQFVTNVNMSNGRVPLASNRPNGTAAPGTMPSTSTSTPPSQTQTVVVENPMSVNESGKLVSNVVVGVTTGQK, from the exons ATGCAGGACCAGCTGGTGTGTCATGGCTGTAGAAATACATTGATGTATCCCAGAGGAGCAACCAATGTCCGTTGTGCGTTATGTCACATTGTCAACATGGTCCCCCTTCAtcctcatcctcctcctcctcctcctcctcatcatg CTCATGCAGGGATGGACATGGCTCACATTGTATGTGGTGGTTGTCGAACTATGCTTATGTACACGCGTGGGGCTAGTAGTGTAAGATGCTCGTGTTGTCAGACTGTGAACCTTGTCCCag GACCCCCACCGTCCAATCAGGTTGCGCATATCAACTGTGGGAACTGCCGGACGACACTCATGTACCCTTACGGTGCATCATCTGTTAAATGCGCTGTTTGCCAGTTTGTTACTAACGTTAAC ATGAGCAATGGAAGGGTGCCTCTCGCAAGTAACCGGCCAAATGGAACAGCTGCTCCCGGGACAATGCCCTCTACATCCACT TCAACACCACCGTCTCAGACACAAACTGTCGTCGTAGAGAACCCAATGTCCGTTAATGAAAGTGGAAAGTTG GTGAGCAACGTTGTGGTTGGAGTGACAACAGGccaaaaataa
- the LOC106360767 gene encoding protein LSD1 isoform X3 — MQDQLVCHGCRNTLMYPRGATNVRCALCHIVNMVPLHPHPPPPPPPHHGMDMAHIVCGGCRTMLMYTRGASSVRCSCCQTVNLVPGPPPSNQVAHINCGNCRTTLMYPYGASSVKCAVCQFVTNVNMSNGRVPLASNRPNGTAAPGTMPSTSTQSTPPSQTQTVVVENPMSVNESGKLVSNVVVGVTTGQK, encoded by the exons ATGCAGGACCAGCTGGTGTGTCATGGCTGTAGAAATACATTGATGTATCCCAGAGGAGCAACCAATGTCCGTTGTGCGTTATGTCACATTGTCAACATGGTCCCCCTTCAtcctcatcctcctcctcctcctcctcctcatcatg GGATGGACATGGCTCACATTGTATGTGGTGGTTGTCGAACTATGCTTATGTACACGCGTGGGGCTAGTAGTGTAAGATGCTCGTGTTGTCAGACTGTGAACCTTGTCCCag GACCCCCACCGTCCAATCAGGTTGCGCATATCAACTGTGGGAACTGCCGGACGACACTCATGTACCCTTACGGTGCATCATCTGTTAAATGCGCTGTTTGCCAGTTTGTTACTAACGTTAAC ATGAGCAATGGAAGGGTGCCTCTCGCAAGTAACCGGCCAAATGGAACAGCTGCTCCCGGGACAATGCCCTCTACATCCACT CAGTCAACACCACCGTCTCAGACACAAACTGTCGTCGTAGAGAACCCAATGTCCGTTAATGAAAGTGGAAAGTTG GTGAGCAACGTTGTGGTTGGAGTGACAACAGGccaaaaataa
- the LOC106360767 gene encoding protein LSD1 isoform X4: MQDQLVCHGCRNTLMYPRGATNVRCALCHIVNMVPLHPHPPPPPPPHHGMDMAHIVCGGCRTMLMYTRGASSVRCSCCQTVNLVPGPPPSNQVAHINCGNCRTTLMYPYGASSVKCAVCQFVTNVNMSNGRVPLASNRPNGTAAPGTMPSTSTSTPPSQTQTVVVENPMSVNESGKLVSNVVVGVTTGQK, from the exons ATGCAGGACCAGCTGGTGTGTCATGGCTGTAGAAATACATTGATGTATCCCAGAGGAGCAACCAATGTCCGTTGTGCGTTATGTCACATTGTCAACATGGTCCCCCTTCAtcctcatcctcctcctcctcctcctcctcatcatg GGATGGACATGGCTCACATTGTATGTGGTGGTTGTCGAACTATGCTTATGTACACGCGTGGGGCTAGTAGTGTAAGATGCTCGTGTTGTCAGACTGTGAACCTTGTCCCag GACCCCCACCGTCCAATCAGGTTGCGCATATCAACTGTGGGAACTGCCGGACGACACTCATGTACCCTTACGGTGCATCATCTGTTAAATGCGCTGTTTGCCAGTTTGTTACTAACGTTAAC ATGAGCAATGGAAGGGTGCCTCTCGCAAGTAACCGGCCAAATGGAACAGCTGCTCCCGGGACAATGCCCTCTACATCCACT TCAACACCACCGTCTCAGACACAAACTGTCGTCGTAGAGAACCCAATGTCCGTTAATGAAAGTGGAAAGTTG GTGAGCAACGTTGTGGTTGGAGTGACAACAGGccaaaaataa
- the LOC106360768 gene encoding lysine-specific demethylase JMJ14 isoform X2: MESSASPAAESKAMEVDSEKQSIKRDSSSPGPDSTPPSPKVASPAAESLAMEVDSEKQSVKGDSSPEPDSEKQEIKGDRSPEPDSAPPSPKVSPKWNPLEACRPSVDDAPIFYPTNEDFEDPLAYIEKLRSRAELFGICRIVPPVAWKPPCPLKEKEIWEKSKFPTRIQLIDLLQNREPIQKSPKSKKRKRGRVSKVGYSRRRRDSGSDDDDSTEDAEGKFGFQTGPDFTLEEFQKYDEEFKESYFQLENGSKASENKKFKPKVKDIEGEYWRIVEQATDEVEVYYGADLETKKFGSGFPKYSPDSRKSLEEHQYSTSGWNLNNLSRLPGSVLSFEKCDISGVIVPWLYVGMCFSTFCWHVEDHHLYSLNYLHTGDPKVWYGIPGSHAASFENAMKKLLPDLFEEQPDLLHQLVTQLSPSILKEQGIPVYRAVQRSGEFILTFPKAYHSGFNCGFNCAEAVNVAPVDWLVHGQDAVEGYSKQRRKSSLSHDKLLLGAAMEAIYYLWELAVTRKKTPVIARWKRVCSEDGLLTKAVKKRVEMEAERLNQLGDSYRVVKMEGDFDIKRERECFLCFYDLHLSASSCKCSPNRFACLTHAKDLCSCESKGRFVLLRHTLDELRSLVRALEGYPDAIEAWARISRDQNPSRQQSAKEALDFKSSTSCSKSRGSSKTQQQNNLQLGSGGLQSDKEVQLKQDGDQDVHGITTKSDEKKVAVKSQNPHSVSDVGCSEPDAATNRLSHSVELLKSGSLVVKKQWCSKQAIYSKGFKSRVKFISVLDPTKLTNYISEVLDAGLAGPLFRVSLEECPSENFSNVSAEKCWQMVIQRLKLEIIKRCDQPASSLTALQALESIGLEMFGFLSPHVIQALEALDPKHQLEEYWNQKTAKVFGVELTKEGEKDNDDKERGGASDPSMDRDTRLLRGLLKKATPEELAMMHGLLCGETRNTELQEELSSLVDKMEKSP; this comes from the exons ATGGAGAGTTCTGCATCTCCAGCCGCAGAGTCTAAGGCTATGGAG GTTGATTCTGAGAAACAATCGATTAAAAGAGATAGTAGTAGCCCTGGGCCTGACTCTACTCCTCCTAGTCCCAAA GTTGCATCTCCTGCAGCAGAGTCTTTGGCTATGGAG GTTGATTCTGAGAAACAATCGGTTAAAGGAGATAGTAGCCCTGAACCTGATTCTGAGAAACAAGAGATTAAAGGAGATAGGAGCCCTGAACCTGACTCTGCTCCTCCTAGTCCTAAA gTATCTCCTAAATGGAATCCATTAGAAGCTTGCAGGCCTTCGGTTGATGATGCTCCCATATTCTATCCCACTAATGAG GACTTTGAAGACCCACTTGCTTACATAGAGAAGTTGCGCAGCAGAGCAGAACTATTCGGCATATGTAGAATTGTACCACCCGTTGCATGGAAACCTCCCTGCCCTCTGAAGGAAAAAGAAATATGGGAGAAGTCCAAGTTCCCCACTCGGATTCAGCTGATTGACTTGCTTCAGAACAGAGAACCAATTCAAAAGTCTCCCAAAAGCAAGAAACGAAAACGGGGAAGAGTCTCTAAAGTTGGAtactcaagaagaagaagagattcaGGCAGCGATGATGATGATTCCACTGAAGATGCTGAAGGGAAATTTGGTTTCCAGACTGGGCCAGATTTTACACTTGAAGAGTTTCAGAAGTATGATGAAGAATTTAAGGAATCTTATTTTCAGTTAGAGAATGGTTCCAAAGCGTCTGAAAATAAGAAGTTTAAACCTAAGGTTAAGGATATCGAAGGTGAGTATTGGAGGATAGTGGAGCAAGCAACTGATGAAGTAGAG GTGTACTATGGAGCTGACTTAGAAACGAAGAAATTTGGAAGTGGTTTCCCCAAGTATTCACCAGATTCTCGTAAAAGTTTAGAAGAACATCAATACTCTACAAGTGGCTGGAACCTAAACAATTTATCGCGTCTCCCTGGATCTGTTTTATCTTTTGAGAAGTGCGACATCTCAGGAGTTATTGTGCCATGGCTTTATGTTGGAATGTGCTTTTCAACTTTTTGTTGG CATGTTGAAGATCATCACCTTTATTCCTTGAACTACTTACACACGGGTGATCCAAAAGTTTGGTATGGGATCCCTGGAAGCCATGCTGCGTCCTTTGAAAACGCAATGAAAAAACTTCTTCCAGATTTGTTTGAAGAACAGCCTGACTTGCTACATCAACTG gtCACCCAGTTATCTCCAAGCATCTTAAAAGAGCAGGGAATACCTGTCTATCGAGCTGTCCAGCGCAGTGGAGAGTTCATTCTAACCTTCCCCAAGGCCTACCACTCTGGATTTAATTGCGGTTTCAACTGTGCGGAAGCAGTAAATGTTGCACCAGTTGATTGGCTGGTTCATGGACAGGATGCAGTGGAAGGATATAGCAAGCAGCGGCGAAAGAGCTCATTGTCGCATGACAAGCTGCTTCTTGGAGCAGCCATGGAAGCTATTTATTATCTCTGGGAGCTGGCAGTTACAAGGAAGAAGACCCCTGTGATTGCGAGGTGGAAAAGAGTTTGTAGTGAGGATGGATTGCTTACCAAGGCAGTCAAG AAGCGGGTGGAGATGGAGGCAGAAAGACTAAACCAACTTGGGGATAGTTATAGAGTGGTAAAGATGGAAGGGGATTTTGACattaagagagaaagagagtgctTCTTGTGCTTCTATGATTTGCATTTGTCTGCTTCAAGCTGCAAGTGTTCCCCCAACCGATTTGCGTGTCTTACCCACGCTAAGGATCTCTGTTCATGTGAAAGCAAGGGTAGATTTGTTCTTCTTCGTCATACACTGGATGAGTTACGGTCATTGGTCAGAGCTCTAGAAGGGTATCCCGATGCCATAGAAGCTTGGGCACGTATAAGCCGTGACCAGAATCCTTCACGGCAGCAGAGCGCAAAAGAAGCCTTGGATTTCAAGAGCAGCACCTCCTGTTCAAAGAGTCGTGGTTCATCGAAAACACAGCAGCAAAACAATCTCCAGTTAGGCTCTGGAGGCTTACAAAGTGATAAGGAAGTTCAGTTGAAACAAGATGGTGATCAAGATGTACATGGCATCACTACTAAGTCTGATGAGAAGAAGGTTGCGGTTAAATCTCAAAACCCACATTCGGTTTCAGATGTAGGGTGTAGCGAGCCAGATGCCGCAACCAATAGGTTGAGTCACTCTGTTGAGCTTTTGAAGTCTGGATCTCTCGTTGTTAAGAAGCAGTGGTGCAGTAAGCAAGCCATCTACTCAAAAG GGTTCAAGAGCCGTGTTAAGTTCATAAGCGTGCTTGATCCAACAAAACTAACTAACTACATCTCAGAGGTTCTGGATGCAGGGCTTGCTGGTCCACTGTTCAGG gtCTCACTAGAAGAATGCCCTAGCGAGAACTTCTCGAATGTATCAGCTGAGAAGTGCTGGCAAATGGTGATACAAAGGCTTAAACTCGAAATCATCAAGAGATGTGATCAGCCAGCTAGCTCCTTGACCGCTTTACAGGCTCTGGAGAGTATTGGACTTGAAATGTTTGGCTTTCTCTCACCGCACGTTATTCAG GCGCTTGAGGCTCTTGATCCAAAGCATCAGTTGGAGGAGTATTGGAACCAAAAGACAGCGAAAGTGTTTGGTGTTGAACTCACAAAGGAAGGAGAAAAGGATAATGATGATAAAGAGAGAGGAGGGGCTTCAGATCCCTCAATGGACAGGGACACAAGGCTTCTGCGTGGACTGTTGAAGAAGGCGACACCGGAAGAGCTAGCAATGATGCATGGACTTCTATGTGGTGAGACACGCAACACCGAGCTCCAGGAAGAGCTCTCCTCTCTGGTGGATAAGATGGAGAAAAGTCCTTGA
- the LOC106360768 gene encoding lysine-specific demethylase JMJ14 isoform X3: MESSASPAAESKAMEVDSEKQSVKGDSSPEPDSEKQEIKGDRSPEPDSAPPSPKVSPKWNPLEACRPSVDDAPIFYPTNEDFEDPLAYIEKLRSRAELFGICRIVPPVAWKPPCPLKEKEIWEKSKFPTRIQLIDLLQNREPIQKSPKSKKRKRGRVSKVGYSRRRRDSGSDDDDSTEDAEGKFGFQTGPDFTLEEFQKYDEEFKESYFQLENGSKASENKKFKPKVKDIEGEYWRIVEQATDEVEVYYGADLETKKFGSGFPKYSPDSRKSLEEHQYSTSGWNLNNLSRLPGSVLSFEKCDISGVIVPWLYVGMCFSTFCWHVEDHHLYSLNYLHTGDPKVWYGIPGSHAASFENAMKKLLPDLFEEQPDLLHQLVTQLSPSILKEQGIPVYRAVQRSGEFILTFPKAYHSGFNCGFNCAEAVNVAPVDWLVHGQDAVEGYSKQRRKSSLSHDKLLLGAAMEAIYYLWELAVTRKKTPVIARWKRVCSEDGLLTKAVKKRVEMEAERLNQLGDSYRVVKMEGDFDIKRERECFLCFYDLHLSASSCKCSPNRFACLTHAKDLCSCESKGRFVLLRHTLDELRSLVRALEGYPDAIEAWARISRDQNPSRQQSAKEALDFKSSTSCSKSRGSSKTQQQNNLQLGSGGLQSDKEVQLKQDGDQDVHGITTKSDEKKVAVKSQNPHSVSDVGCSEPDAATNRLSHSVELLKSGSLVVKKQWCSKQAIYSKGFKSRVKFISVLDPTKLTNYISEVLDAGLAGPLFRVSLEECPSENFSNVSAEKCWQMVIQRLKLEIIKRCDQPASSLTALQALESIGLEMFGFLSPHVIQALEALDPKHQLEEYWNQKTAKVFGVELTKEGEKDNDDKERGGASDPSMDRDTRLLRGLLKKATPEELAMMHGLLCGETRNTELQEELSSLVDKMEKSP, translated from the exons ATGGAGAGTTCTGCATCTCCAGCCGCAGAGTCTAAGGCTATGGAG GTTGATTCTGAGAAACAATCGGTTAAAGGAGATAGTAGCCCTGAACCTGATTCTGAGAAACAAGAGATTAAAGGAGATAGGAGCCCTGAACCTGACTCTGCTCCTCCTAGTCCTAAA gTATCTCCTAAATGGAATCCATTAGAAGCTTGCAGGCCTTCGGTTGATGATGCTCCCATATTCTATCCCACTAATGAG GACTTTGAAGACCCACTTGCTTACATAGAGAAGTTGCGCAGCAGAGCAGAACTATTCGGCATATGTAGAATTGTACCACCCGTTGCATGGAAACCTCCCTGCCCTCTGAAGGAAAAAGAAATATGGGAGAAGTCCAAGTTCCCCACTCGGATTCAGCTGATTGACTTGCTTCAGAACAGAGAACCAATTCAAAAGTCTCCCAAAAGCAAGAAACGAAAACGGGGAAGAGTCTCTAAAGTTGGAtactcaagaagaagaagagattcaGGCAGCGATGATGATGATTCCACTGAAGATGCTGAAGGGAAATTTGGTTTCCAGACTGGGCCAGATTTTACACTTGAAGAGTTTCAGAAGTATGATGAAGAATTTAAGGAATCTTATTTTCAGTTAGAGAATGGTTCCAAAGCGTCTGAAAATAAGAAGTTTAAACCTAAGGTTAAGGATATCGAAGGTGAGTATTGGAGGATAGTGGAGCAAGCAACTGATGAAGTAGAG GTGTACTATGGAGCTGACTTAGAAACGAAGAAATTTGGAAGTGGTTTCCCCAAGTATTCACCAGATTCTCGTAAAAGTTTAGAAGAACATCAATACTCTACAAGTGGCTGGAACCTAAACAATTTATCGCGTCTCCCTGGATCTGTTTTATCTTTTGAGAAGTGCGACATCTCAGGAGTTATTGTGCCATGGCTTTATGTTGGAATGTGCTTTTCAACTTTTTGTTGG CATGTTGAAGATCATCACCTTTATTCCTTGAACTACTTACACACGGGTGATCCAAAAGTTTGGTATGGGATCCCTGGAAGCCATGCTGCGTCCTTTGAAAACGCAATGAAAAAACTTCTTCCAGATTTGTTTGAAGAACAGCCTGACTTGCTACATCAACTG gtCACCCAGTTATCTCCAAGCATCTTAAAAGAGCAGGGAATACCTGTCTATCGAGCTGTCCAGCGCAGTGGAGAGTTCATTCTAACCTTCCCCAAGGCCTACCACTCTGGATTTAATTGCGGTTTCAACTGTGCGGAAGCAGTAAATGTTGCACCAGTTGATTGGCTGGTTCATGGACAGGATGCAGTGGAAGGATATAGCAAGCAGCGGCGAAAGAGCTCATTGTCGCATGACAAGCTGCTTCTTGGAGCAGCCATGGAAGCTATTTATTATCTCTGGGAGCTGGCAGTTACAAGGAAGAAGACCCCTGTGATTGCGAGGTGGAAAAGAGTTTGTAGTGAGGATGGATTGCTTACCAAGGCAGTCAAG AAGCGGGTGGAGATGGAGGCAGAAAGACTAAACCAACTTGGGGATAGTTATAGAGTGGTAAAGATGGAAGGGGATTTTGACattaagagagaaagagagtgctTCTTGTGCTTCTATGATTTGCATTTGTCTGCTTCAAGCTGCAAGTGTTCCCCCAACCGATTTGCGTGTCTTACCCACGCTAAGGATCTCTGTTCATGTGAAAGCAAGGGTAGATTTGTTCTTCTTCGTCATACACTGGATGAGTTACGGTCATTGGTCAGAGCTCTAGAAGGGTATCCCGATGCCATAGAAGCTTGGGCACGTATAAGCCGTGACCAGAATCCTTCACGGCAGCAGAGCGCAAAAGAAGCCTTGGATTTCAAGAGCAGCACCTCCTGTTCAAAGAGTCGTGGTTCATCGAAAACACAGCAGCAAAACAATCTCCAGTTAGGCTCTGGAGGCTTACAAAGTGATAAGGAAGTTCAGTTGAAACAAGATGGTGATCAAGATGTACATGGCATCACTACTAAGTCTGATGAGAAGAAGGTTGCGGTTAAATCTCAAAACCCACATTCGGTTTCAGATGTAGGGTGTAGCGAGCCAGATGCCGCAACCAATAGGTTGAGTCACTCTGTTGAGCTTTTGAAGTCTGGATCTCTCGTTGTTAAGAAGCAGTGGTGCAGTAAGCAAGCCATCTACTCAAAAG GGTTCAAGAGCCGTGTTAAGTTCATAAGCGTGCTTGATCCAACAAAACTAACTAACTACATCTCAGAGGTTCTGGATGCAGGGCTTGCTGGTCCACTGTTCAGG gtCTCACTAGAAGAATGCCCTAGCGAGAACTTCTCGAATGTATCAGCTGAGAAGTGCTGGCAAATGGTGATACAAAGGCTTAAACTCGAAATCATCAAGAGATGTGATCAGCCAGCTAGCTCCTTGACCGCTTTACAGGCTCTGGAGAGTATTGGACTTGAAATGTTTGGCTTTCTCTCACCGCACGTTATTCAG GCGCTTGAGGCTCTTGATCCAAAGCATCAGTTGGAGGAGTATTGGAACCAAAAGACAGCGAAAGTGTTTGGTGTTGAACTCACAAAGGAAGGAGAAAAGGATAATGATGATAAAGAGAGAGGAGGGGCTTCAGATCCCTCAATGGACAGGGACACAAGGCTTCTGCGTGGACTGTTGAAGAAGGCGACACCGGAAGAGCTAGCAATGATGCATGGACTTCTATGTGGTGAGACACGCAACACCGAGCTCCAGGAAGAGCTCTCCTCTCTGGTGGATAAGATGGAGAAAAGTCCTTGA
- the LOC106360768 gene encoding lysine-specific demethylase JMJ14 isoform X1, whose amino-acid sequence MESSASPAAESKAMEVDSEKQSIKRDSSSPGPDSTPPSPKKVASPAAESLAMEVDSEKQSVKGDSSPEPDSEKQEIKGDRSPEPDSAPPSPKVSPKWNPLEACRPSVDDAPIFYPTNEDFEDPLAYIEKLRSRAELFGICRIVPPVAWKPPCPLKEKEIWEKSKFPTRIQLIDLLQNREPIQKSPKSKKRKRGRVSKVGYSRRRRDSGSDDDDSTEDAEGKFGFQTGPDFTLEEFQKYDEEFKESYFQLENGSKASENKKFKPKVKDIEGEYWRIVEQATDEVEVYYGADLETKKFGSGFPKYSPDSRKSLEEHQYSTSGWNLNNLSRLPGSVLSFEKCDISGVIVPWLYVGMCFSTFCWHVEDHHLYSLNYLHTGDPKVWYGIPGSHAASFENAMKKLLPDLFEEQPDLLHQLVTQLSPSILKEQGIPVYRAVQRSGEFILTFPKAYHSGFNCGFNCAEAVNVAPVDWLVHGQDAVEGYSKQRRKSSLSHDKLLLGAAMEAIYYLWELAVTRKKTPVIARWKRVCSEDGLLTKAVKKRVEMEAERLNQLGDSYRVVKMEGDFDIKRERECFLCFYDLHLSASSCKCSPNRFACLTHAKDLCSCESKGRFVLLRHTLDELRSLVRALEGYPDAIEAWARISRDQNPSRQQSAKEALDFKSSTSCSKSRGSSKTQQQNNLQLGSGGLQSDKEVQLKQDGDQDVHGITTKSDEKKVAVKSQNPHSVSDVGCSEPDAATNRLSHSVELLKSGSLVVKKQWCSKQAIYSKGFKSRVKFISVLDPTKLTNYISEVLDAGLAGPLFRVSLEECPSENFSNVSAEKCWQMVIQRLKLEIIKRCDQPASSLTALQALESIGLEMFGFLSPHVIQALEALDPKHQLEEYWNQKTAKVFGVELTKEGEKDNDDKERGGASDPSMDRDTRLLRGLLKKATPEELAMMHGLLCGETRNTELQEELSSLVDKMEKSP is encoded by the exons ATGGAGAGTTCTGCATCTCCAGCCGCAGAGTCTAAGGCTATGGAG GTTGATTCTGAGAAACAATCGATTAAAAGAGATAGTAGTAGCCCTGGGCCTGACTCTACTCCTCCTAGTCCCAAA AAGGTTGCATCTCCTGCAGCAGAGTCTTTGGCTATGGAG GTTGATTCTGAGAAACAATCGGTTAAAGGAGATAGTAGCCCTGAACCTGATTCTGAGAAACAAGAGATTAAAGGAGATAGGAGCCCTGAACCTGACTCTGCTCCTCCTAGTCCTAAA gTATCTCCTAAATGGAATCCATTAGAAGCTTGCAGGCCTTCGGTTGATGATGCTCCCATATTCTATCCCACTAATGAG GACTTTGAAGACCCACTTGCTTACATAGAGAAGTTGCGCAGCAGAGCAGAACTATTCGGCATATGTAGAATTGTACCACCCGTTGCATGGAAACCTCCCTGCCCTCTGAAGGAAAAAGAAATATGGGAGAAGTCCAAGTTCCCCACTCGGATTCAGCTGATTGACTTGCTTCAGAACAGAGAACCAATTCAAAAGTCTCCCAAAAGCAAGAAACGAAAACGGGGAAGAGTCTCTAAAGTTGGAtactcaagaagaagaagagattcaGGCAGCGATGATGATGATTCCACTGAAGATGCTGAAGGGAAATTTGGTTTCCAGACTGGGCCAGATTTTACACTTGAAGAGTTTCAGAAGTATGATGAAGAATTTAAGGAATCTTATTTTCAGTTAGAGAATGGTTCCAAAGCGTCTGAAAATAAGAAGTTTAAACCTAAGGTTAAGGATATCGAAGGTGAGTATTGGAGGATAGTGGAGCAAGCAACTGATGAAGTAGAG GTGTACTATGGAGCTGACTTAGAAACGAAGAAATTTGGAAGTGGTTTCCCCAAGTATTCACCAGATTCTCGTAAAAGTTTAGAAGAACATCAATACTCTACAAGTGGCTGGAACCTAAACAATTTATCGCGTCTCCCTGGATCTGTTTTATCTTTTGAGAAGTGCGACATCTCAGGAGTTATTGTGCCATGGCTTTATGTTGGAATGTGCTTTTCAACTTTTTGTTGG CATGTTGAAGATCATCACCTTTATTCCTTGAACTACTTACACACGGGTGATCCAAAAGTTTGGTATGGGATCCCTGGAAGCCATGCTGCGTCCTTTGAAAACGCAATGAAAAAACTTCTTCCAGATTTGTTTGAAGAACAGCCTGACTTGCTACATCAACTG gtCACCCAGTTATCTCCAAGCATCTTAAAAGAGCAGGGAATACCTGTCTATCGAGCTGTCCAGCGCAGTGGAGAGTTCATTCTAACCTTCCCCAAGGCCTACCACTCTGGATTTAATTGCGGTTTCAACTGTGCGGAAGCAGTAAATGTTGCACCAGTTGATTGGCTGGTTCATGGACAGGATGCAGTGGAAGGATATAGCAAGCAGCGGCGAAAGAGCTCATTGTCGCATGACAAGCTGCTTCTTGGAGCAGCCATGGAAGCTATTTATTATCTCTGGGAGCTGGCAGTTACAAGGAAGAAGACCCCTGTGATTGCGAGGTGGAAAAGAGTTTGTAGTGAGGATGGATTGCTTACCAAGGCAGTCAAG AAGCGGGTGGAGATGGAGGCAGAAAGACTAAACCAACTTGGGGATAGTTATAGAGTGGTAAAGATGGAAGGGGATTTTGACattaagagagaaagagagtgctTCTTGTGCTTCTATGATTTGCATTTGTCTGCTTCAAGCTGCAAGTGTTCCCCCAACCGATTTGCGTGTCTTACCCACGCTAAGGATCTCTGTTCATGTGAAAGCAAGGGTAGATTTGTTCTTCTTCGTCATACACTGGATGAGTTACGGTCATTGGTCAGAGCTCTAGAAGGGTATCCCGATGCCATAGAAGCTTGGGCACGTATAAGCCGTGACCAGAATCCTTCACGGCAGCAGAGCGCAAAAGAAGCCTTGGATTTCAAGAGCAGCACCTCCTGTTCAAAGAGTCGTGGTTCATCGAAAACACAGCAGCAAAACAATCTCCAGTTAGGCTCTGGAGGCTTACAAAGTGATAAGGAAGTTCAGTTGAAACAAGATGGTGATCAAGATGTACATGGCATCACTACTAAGTCTGATGAGAAGAAGGTTGCGGTTAAATCTCAAAACCCACATTCGGTTTCAGATGTAGGGTGTAGCGAGCCAGATGCCGCAACCAATAGGTTGAGTCACTCTGTTGAGCTTTTGAAGTCTGGATCTCTCGTTGTTAAGAAGCAGTGGTGCAGTAAGCAAGCCATCTACTCAAAAG GGTTCAAGAGCCGTGTTAAGTTCATAAGCGTGCTTGATCCAACAAAACTAACTAACTACATCTCAGAGGTTCTGGATGCAGGGCTTGCTGGTCCACTGTTCAGG gtCTCACTAGAAGAATGCCCTAGCGAGAACTTCTCGAATGTATCAGCTGAGAAGTGCTGGCAAATGGTGATACAAAGGCTTAAACTCGAAATCATCAAGAGATGTGATCAGCCAGCTAGCTCCTTGACCGCTTTACAGGCTCTGGAGAGTATTGGACTTGAAATGTTTGGCTTTCTCTCACCGCACGTTATTCAG GCGCTTGAGGCTCTTGATCCAAAGCATCAGTTGGAGGAGTATTGGAACCAAAAGACAGCGAAAGTGTTTGGTGTTGAACTCACAAAGGAAGGAGAAAAGGATAATGATGATAAAGAGAGAGGAGGGGCTTCAGATCCCTCAATGGACAGGGACACAAGGCTTCTGCGTGGACTGTTGAAGAAGGCGACACCGGAAGAGCTAGCAATGATGCATGGACTTCTATGTGGTGAGACACGCAACACCGAGCTCCAGGAAGAGCTCTCCTCTCTGGTGGATAAGATGGAGAAAAGTCCTTGA